The region GAAATAGCCCGGTGCTACAATGCGCCTCTCTATTTTGTAAAAAGCGCTCCTACCATCTACGCTGTCTCGCCAAAGCTTGTGGGAAGTCCCAAAAAAATACCTCACATGACATACGAGCAAGCTCTTAGGTTTTTAGAGTATCTGCCTCAAAATGATCAGTTCATAATGCGAAAAGCTGTTGAATTGGCATGGAAAAACAAGGTAGAACTTACTTTTGGTTCTCTCAAGGGCCTGGATGAGACAAAAATATCGGCAAGTCTACACGAAAAAAGTGGTAGCGGTTTTCGGGCAATGCCTGTCAAAGAAAGTGTATCTATGGTTAGTTTTGAAATGCCGGCAGATAACAAAACGCGAGCAAACCTCTTCCGTGAGTTTCACTCCAGAGGTATACGCTTTAACGATAAGATAGAGGTGCGTTCAGGCGGAAGACAGCATTTCACACTCTTTGTAGACGAGTCCATGGAAAAGAGTGTAATAAGTATTGCAGAACACTTCTCTGTTAACTCCGAGGGTGTAGAAGCCCACGCCGTTGCTCTTATCACACTTTTGGATACAATGCTTGACCCTGAAAGCCACCATTCAAGCATAGAATCTGAAGCGCTTGAAAAAGAAGATGTTGAGATATATGGAACTGTTACATCAGGTATAATAATGCATATATACGTCGCAAGAAAAGACGTACGAAAAGCGGTTAAAATACTGGCAAATAAATTTGTTCTTTGTAAATAATCGCACAAAAAATCGGCAATATAATTGCCGATTTTTATTTTGTAGTAATTGCTTCATATTTATATAAATGAAAAACCTCGCACAAGGCGAAGTTTTTCATATGAGGATGGAAGTTGGACCGAAGTCCTCTTTCCGTCCTCATAAACAGTATAGCGTGCTTATGAATATTAAGTCAATTAAAGTTATCCACAGGACAGGAATCCTGAGTCTGTCGAAGGATTCGGCAAAATTACTGTCAAAGCAAATATCTGCTAAAATTGTTATACACTATTACATACTCTTTATCATGAGTTTATTGTAGCGGAGCCGTGAACATTAACAATTTCAAGTTTTTCTTTGGCGGCAAATTCAACACCATTTTATTTCTTAGCTATAACCCAATAATGAAACTCTTCGTCACCAGATTGCCCTTCATACTTTTCTTCAACGATTTTAAATCCCGCGTTGGTGATGATCTTTTTGTACTCTTCTGGCTCGTACGTACTCCACGCCATTGGAGCACCGCACCAATCTTGCTCTTCTCCGTATTCAGAGCCAGATGTCCCCAGAGTTATGAGAATAACTCCGCTCTCCTTAAGCAAGGTGTGCATCTTAGAAAAAAGGTCTTGATGTTCTTCTCTGGGAATATGAAAAATAGCGTAGAAAGAAATAATTGCGTCAAAGTCTCCTGCTGCAAAATCATATTTAGAAAAGTCTCCTTTAACAAACTTTGCTTGGGGCACATTTTTCTTTGCCTGCTCGATATGTTTTTGCGAAATATCAATTCCTGTTACATCAAGACCTTTTTCAATCAAATAGTTGTCGAATGGTATGCCAATACCGCAGCCAAAATCAAGAACTCTGCCCTGCTGGCTAACTTCCTTGACAAGACGATCCAAAAAATATCGCTCCATCTCATTTGGTGTGGAGCTTATGCGAAATTTGCCGGCATAATCGCCTTTCTCGTATCCCTCTTCGACAATTTTTCTGATGTCCTTTGGCATAACAAGCTTTTGAAGAAAGTAATTAGTCTGCTAAAAAATTGAATAAAAAGTGTTCTTTTGTTCTTCGTTTTTTGGAAGCGAACCTAAAATCAAAATGTTGTTCATATGTATATCAAAATAAATTGGAGTTTATATATTTAGCTAAAATTAAAAATGTCGCTTAGCGTTTGCGTGTATGAGAAGTTGCGAAGCAATTTGGGCTAAGGCTTTTGTAAAAAGCCTTAGCCTCATACACGCTGTTGTGCGATGTAATAATACATTTTTAATCCCGACCGAAGGGAGGAATAGTTTTAAAACAATTTTTCTTATTTAGTAGACAGGACCTCATCTAACAATTCAGGAATTTCTTGCTTAGGCAATTTACTTCCAAAGTGACCTCTATCTTCAAATTTTAGAAACTTAGCATCTAAACCTTTTGCGTTTTCTTCTCCAGCAGAAAATGGGACCCACTCGTCATCTTTGGAATGCAAAACAACAAAGTTATCGCAATGATTTCTTATTTTTGCAAAATCAAACCCTTCTTTTGAATAAAATCCTTTGTTGTTTTCAATTTTATTCATTTTCTCAGAATGCCCTGAATTAGTTCCAACCAAAACAACTTTTTTAACTCTGAAATTTTCAGGTTGAATTTCAAGCCATCTTAAAATCGCGACACCTCCACGAGAGTGTCCAATCAAAATAGAATTTTCATTTGGTTTAGTTTTATCTAATTCTGCCAACCATTCCTTGATTTCTGGATCATCTGCTTTTGGCAGGAATGGGGCTTGAAATTCAATATCATTTTTTTGCATTTCAGATTTTAACCAAGGATACCATTTTTGGTTTGGATTAGTGTCCTTGCCATGCATTAATACTACGTTTAAATAATTCATACAAAATGTAAATTGCCTAAGTTATATAAAGTTATTTCTTGAAATACTGTCGTTTTGTATTTAGAAAAATCGTTTTAAAATTTCACATAACATTCGCATGTATGAGAAGTTTACTGGCTGTATAATATCGCGAAGCAACACAACCGCCAAATATGGATGAAGTGAGGTGCAACCGAGCGAAACCGCATATTCTG is a window of Candidatus Spechtbacterales bacterium DNA encoding:
- a CDS encoding alpha/beta hydrolase is translated as MNYLNVVLMHGKDTNPNQKWYPWLKSEMQKNDIEFQAPFLPKADDPEIKEWLAELDKTKPNENSILIGHSRGGVAILRWLEIQPENFRVKKVVLVGTNSGHSEKMNKIENNKGFYSKEGFDFAKIRNHCDNFVVLHSKDDEWVPFSAGEENAKGLDAKFLKFEDRGHFGSKLPKQEIPELLDEVLSTK
- a CDS encoding class I SAM-dependent methyltransferase; this encodes MPKDIRKIVEEGYEKGDYAGKFRISSTPNEMERYFLDRLVKEVSQQGRVLDFGCGIGIPFDNYLIEKGLDVTGIDISQKHIEQAKKNVPQAKFVKGDFSKYDFAAGDFDAIISFYAIFHIPREEHQDLFSKMHTLLKESGVILITLGTSGSEYGEEQDWCGAPMAWSTYEPEEYKKIITNAGFKIVEEKYEGQSGDEEFHYWVIAKK